A stretch of Macadamia integrifolia cultivar HAES 741 chromosome 7, SCU_Mint_v3, whole genome shotgun sequence DNA encodes these proteins:
- the LOC122084266 gene encoding probable cysteine protease RD21B, whose amino-acid sequence MVSFLSSSSSSKMSAMVALLFLVSFAVCSAMDMSIISYDEKHGMQTGSSLRSHDELMALYESWLVKHGKNYNALGEKEKRFEIFKDNLRFIDEHNAESRTYQVGLNRFADLTNEEYRATYLGTKINLKHRLSRPKSDRYAFRAGDSLPDSVDWREKGAVADVKDQGSCGSCWAFSTIAAVEGINKIVTGDLISLSEQELVDCDNSYNQGCNGGLMDYAFEFIIGNGGVDSETDYPYKAADSKCDVYRKNAKVVTIDSYEDVPENDELSLKKAVANQPVSVAIEAGGRAFQFYQSGVFSGTCRTALDHGVAAVGYGTENGVDYWIVRNSWGSSWGENGYIRMERNLEGTATGKCGIAMQASYPIKKGQNPPNPGPSPPSPVKPPTVCDNYYTCEESSTCCCVYEYGNYCFAWGCCPLESATCCEDHYSCCPEEYPVCNVEAGTCLTSKDNPLGVKALRRTPAKPFWNYEGAGRRMGSSA is encoded by the exons AtggtttctttcctttcttcctcttcttcttccaagatGTCGGCCATGGTCGCCCTGTTGTTTCTTGTGTCCTTTGCTGTGTGTTCGGCGATGGACATGTCGATCATCAGCTACGATGAGAAACACGGAATGCAGACAGGCTCTAGCTTGAGGAGCCACGACGAGTTAATGGCTCTGTACGAATCTTGGCTGGTGAAGCACGGCAAAAATTACAACGCtttaggagaaaaagaaaagaggtttGAGATCTTCAAGGATAACCTCAGGTTCATCGATGAGCACAACGCCGAGAGCCGTACCTACCAGGTTGGCCTTAACAGGTTCGCCGATCTGACCAACGAGGAGTACAGAGCTACCTATTTGGGCACCAAGATCAACCTTAAGCACCGCTTATCAAGGCCTAAAAGCGACCGTTACGCTTTCCGGGCCGGTGATAGCCTGCCGGATTCCGTCGATTGGAGGGAAAAAGGTGCCGTCGCTGATGTCAAAGATCAAGGCAGTTGCG GGAGTTGCTGGGCGTTCTCGACAATTGCTGCGGTGGAAGGAATTAACAAGATTGTGACGGGAGATCTGATATCGTTGTCGGAGCAGGAGCTGGTGGACTGCGATAACTCGTACAACCAGGGATGCAACGGAGGACTCATGGATTACGCCTTCGAATTCATCATCGGCAATGGTGGTGTCGATTCCGAAACCGATTACCCTTACAAAGCTGCCGATAGCAAATGCGATGTGTATAGG AAAAATGCTAAGGTTGTTACCATCGACAGTTATGAGGATGTTCCTGAAAACGACGAGTTGTCATTGAAGAAGGCCGTGGCCAATCAACCTGTCAGTGTTGCCATTGAGGCTGGTGGTCGCGCTTTCCAATTCTATCAATCT GGTGTATTCTCAGGAACATGCCGGACAGCGCTTGATCATGGTGTGGCTGCTGTTGGTTATGGCACAGAGAATGGTGTTGACTACTGGATTGTGAGGAACTCATGGGGTTCCAGCTGGGGTGAAAATGGGTACATCAGGATGGAGCGTAATTTGGAAGGTACTGCTACTGGCAAGTGTGGAATTGCCATGCAAGCCTCTTACCCAATCAAGAAGGGTCAGAACCCCCCTAACCCTGGCCCTTCTCCTCCCTCTCCGGTGAAGCCACCAACTGTTTGTGATAATTACTACACCTGCGAAGAAAGTAGCACCTGCTGCTGTGTCTACGAGTATGGTAACTATTGCTTTGCATGGGGATGCTGCCCTCTTGAATCTGCCACATGCTGTGAAGACCACTACAGCTGCTGCCCAGAAGAGTACCCCGTCTGTAATGTTGAAGCAGGGACTTGCCTAACG AGCAAGGACAACCCATTGGGAGTCAAGGCATTGAGGCGCACCCCTGCTAAACCTTTCTGGAATTATGAGGGAGCTGGACGCAGGATGGGTAGCAGTGCTTGA